From a region of the Lactuca sativa cultivar Salinas chromosome 4, Lsat_Salinas_v11, whole genome shotgun sequence genome:
- the LOC111909997 gene encoding uncharacterized protein LOC111909997, whose product MARRFSQLPSLFKTTKTYFHTPKSYLRLPNKQSTSLFFIDSRTRVNDSPFPFAQASRSYARGKQPHYNLFSNGKPGDKKFREAWGKEIDEDDCLWTGSEEDESDTETQKAHLNEEIKKVKQQAKDHSNLIDGDDSDELRSVWSGSDEEKTLWTGSEDDDDDDIPTDPYPNESSDAYLDKLFEFDEKPKYRTISELLKSEEQEQEELSPGKLARKLAVENALKKLKKGADGRYVNVWEVMSDLDILIGAFENIVSGPEYEELRKGGPKKLNMEFFKDIQKRMRDPNYKFSPELKLKPKSKVVPRKKWQKAQSRRRKAQKR is encoded by the exons ATGGCGCGACGCTTCTCTCAACTACcctctctcttcaaaaccaccaaaacttaTTTTCATACTCCAAAATCATATCTCAGATTACCCAATAAACAATCGACCTCCCTTTTCTTCATCGACTCAAGAACCCGAGTAAACGATTCACCTTTCCCGTTTGCACAAG CATCTCGATCATATGCTAGAGGGAAGCAACCTCATTACAATCTGTTTAGCAATGGGAAGCCCGGAGACAAGAAATTTCGAGAAGCATGGGGAAAGGAAATCGACGAAGACGATTGTCTCTGGACAGGAAGCGAAGAAGACGAAAGTGACACAGAAACCCAAAAAGCCCATCTCAATGAAGAAATCAAAAAAGTCAAACAACAAgcaaaagatcattcaaatctcATCGATGGCGACGACAGTGACGAATTAAGAAGCGTATGGTCTGGAAGCGACGAAGAGAAAACCCTCTGGACAGGTAGTGAAGACGACGACGATGACGACATCCCGACAGACCCTTACCCTAACGAATCCAGCGATGCGTATTTAGACAAACTATTCGAATTTGATGAAAAACCAAAGTATCGGACAATTTCCGAGCTTTTAAAATCCGAAGAACAAGAACAGGAAGAATTATCTCCGGGAAAGCTAGCGAGAAAACTTGCGGTTGAAAATGCTTTGAAGAAACTGAAGAAAGGAGCCGATGGGCGTTATGTTAATGTGTGGGAAGTGATGAGTGATTTGGATATTCTGATTGGTGCTTTTGAGAATATTGTTTCTGGACCTGAATATGAAGAGTTGAGAAAAGGTGGACCTAAGAAATTGAATATGGAGTTTTTTAAAGATATACAGAAGAGAATGAGGGATCCGAATTATAAATTTTCGCCCGAGTTGAAGCTGAAACCGAAGAGTAAAGTGGTTCCAAGAAAGAAATGGCAGAAGGCACAGTCTAGAAGAAGGAAAGCACAGAAGCGTTGA
- the LOC111909998 gene encoding uncharacterized protein LOC111909998: MDADTALELVKKGASLLFLDVPQYTLLGIDTQMFSVGPNFKGIKMIPPGPHFIYYSSSNRGGSEFSPMIGFFIDLNPSQVIVRKWDPQEERLVKISEEEEERYSQGVKNMEFDKYLGPYTLNQFGEWKMLSNYITKTTIERIEPIGAEITIIHEPDIFVNNPKTSMEEALSEQLKNTKIQKSDDKVVKRGCYYTKIPRLIKQKGILGQDLTSLNLDKTSLLESILIKEYGGMEDLLLGEMQFAFVAFLMGQSLEAFLQWKNFVNLLFGCTEAPLHTRSNLFTKFIKVLYYQLKYAFQKENNVATKGSITLLDDSFLSSDSFLQHLCKEFFLLVLEAPFVDGDLLSWTRKLKELLESSLGWVFEHDTRDGIFYEEDDEFAPVVVMLEE, encoded by the exons ATGGATGCAGATACAGCTTTAGAGTTGGTGAAGAAAGGCGCCTCTCTTCTTTTCCTCGATGTTCCTCAATACACTCTTCTTGGCATTGATACTCAG ATGTTTTCTGTTGGACCTAATTTCAAAGGTATCAAGATGATTCCTCCAGGTCCTCACTTTATATACTACAGTTCTTCAAATAG AGGTGGAAGTGAATTTTCACCAATGATAGGTTTCTTTATCGATTTGAATCCATCTCAG GTAATTGTTCGTAAGTGGGATCCACAAGAGGAACGATTAGTTAAAATATCAGAAGAAGAG GAAGAAAGATACTCTCAAGGTGTAAAAAATATGGAGTTTGACAAATACCTCGGGCCTTATACACTAAATCAATTTGGAGAATGGAAAATGTTATCAAACTACATTACAAAAACTACCATTGAAAGAATTG AACCCATTGGAGCAGAGATCACAATAATTCATGAACCCGacatttttgtaaacaatccAAAAACTTCAATGGAGGAAGCTTTATCTGAGCAattaaagaacactaaaattcaAAAATCTGATGACAAAGTTGTAAAAAGAGGTTGTTATTACACGAAAATCCCACGTTTAATTAAACAAAAGGGAATCCTCGGGCAAGATCTTACTTCCTTGAATCTTGACAAG ACAAGTCTTTTGGAAAGCATTTTGATTAAAGAATATGGAGGAATGGAAGATTTGCTTCTTGGAGAGATGCAATTTGCTTTTGTTGCATTTTTG ATGGGACAATCACTTGAAGCATTTCTTCAATGGAAAAATTTTGTTAACCTTTTATTTGGTTGCACTGAAGCT CCTCTTCATACACGGAGTAATTTATTTACTAAG tttatcaAGGTTCTCTATTATCAACTCAAGTATGcatttcaaaaagaaaataatgTTGCTACAAAAGGGTCTATCACATTGTTAGATGATTCCTTTTTATCTTCTGATAGTTTTCTTCAACATCTGTGTAAG GAGTTCTTTTTGCTTGTGCTTGAAGCTCCCTTTGTTGATGGAGACCTTTTGTCTTGG ACAAGAAAACTTAAAGAGTTACTAGAGTCATCTCTTGGATGGGTATTTGAGCATGACACGAGAGATGGCATCTTTTATGAAGAAGATGACGAG TTTGCTCCGGTGGTGGTGATGTTGGAGGAGTGA
- the LOC111909999 gene encoding pyridoxal kinase translates to MIRLQTSLYNNFRSESIAFRRLSYFRARSSKKDSRKMAPPILSLALPSETGRVLSIQSHTVQGYVGNKSAVFPLQLLGYDVDPIMSVQFSNHTGYPTFKGQVLNGKQLWELIEGLEANNLLHYTHLLTGYIGSVSFLENVLEVVKKLRSINPNLTYVCDPVMGDEGKLYVPQELVSVYREKVVPIASMLTPNQFEAEQLTGFKIASEKDGREACRHLHAAGPSKVVITSISIDGNLLLIGSHQKQKDQSPLQFKIVIPKIPAYFTGTGDLMTALLLGWSNKYPENLDKAAELAVSSLQAVLSRTLEDYEKAGYDPQSSSLEIRLIQSQDDIRNPQIKYISQLYD, encoded by the exons CAGACTTCATTGTACAATAATTTCCGTTCTGAATCGATCGCATTCCGAAGATTATCTTATTTTAG GGCTAGGAGTTCGAAGAAGGATTCGCGAAAAATGGCACCTCCAATCCTATCTTTAGCTTTACCATCGGAAACGGGTCGGGTTCTCAGCATTCAGTCTCACACTGTTCAG GGTTATGTTGGCAATAAATCTGCTGTCTTTCCACTCCAATTACTAGGTTATGATGTTGATCCGATTATGTCAGTGCAATTCTCAAATCATACAG GATACCCAACTTTCAAAGGACAAGTTCTAAATGGAAAACAACTTTGGGAGTTAATAGAAGGCCTAGAAGCCAATAATCTACTACACTACACACATCTATTGACTG GTTACATTGGTTCAGTTTCTTTTCTGGAAAATGTATTAGAAGTAGTTAAAAAGCTTCGATCCATTAATCCTAATCTTACATATg tTTGTGATCCAGTGATGGGTGATGAAGGAAAGTTGTATGTCCCTCAAGAATTGGTGTCAGTATATCGTgaaaag GTTGTCCCTATTGCTTCAATGTTGACTCCCAATCAGTTTGAAGCTGAACAGTTGACTGGATTCAA AATTGCATCTGAGAAAGATGGAAGGGAAGCATGCAGGCATCTTCATGCTGCTGGCCCATCAaag gttgtgATAACAAGCATATCCATAGATGGCAATCTTCTTCTAATTGGAAGTCATCAGAAACAAAAG GATCAATCTCCTCTCCAATTCAAGATTGTTATCCCTAAAATCCCTGCATATTTCACA GGAACAGGAGACTTGATGACTGCATTATTACTTGGATGGAGCAAT AAATATCCTGAAAACCTAGACAAAGCAGCAGAACTTGCTGTATCAAGCTTACAA GCTGTTTTGAGTCGAACATTAGAGGATTATGAGAAGGCAGGGTATGATCCACAGTCAAGCAGCTTGGAGATTAGATTGATTCAAAGTCAAGATGATATTCGAAACCCACAAATTAAATATATTTCTCAGTTATATGATTAA